One Tachysurus vachellii isolate PV-2020 chromosome 14, HZAU_Pvac_v1, whole genome shotgun sequence genomic window, TATCACAACAATGTTTTGTCAAATGTTACAAATCCTGTAGATTGTAATGTTTCTCCCACAGACAGTGCAGAATCTCTGGTTACTGTATCAGCTCCAGTGGGTTCCACAGTCATCCTGCCGTGTAAACTGACTGAAGACTTCAAACTAACATCATTTATTAGGTGGCAGCTCAATAAAGACACTGTGTTTGAGAGAAACAGTGATGTTACAGATTCAGGTTCAGGATATGAAGGACGTGTGGATGTTCCTGTGGACGAGCTGCTTAAAGGAAACTGTTCCCTGGTGTTGAAGAACGTCAGATTTACTGATGACAAAATCTACAAAATCTTTACAATGGTACATGTGGACACTAACACTAAGGAAGCAAAAGAAATTAACAGCGTTAGACTCTCAGTCGATGGTgagtaaagtgttcagtgtaaaatatTGACTAATTATAGAAGTCACAGTGTCTCAGATAACAGACCTGGAAATAAGGAACAATAACAACATCTATTATAGAGAGGAATCAATACTTTATTTAGTGTTAACAGATGATGTgttagaaaaatacacaaatacagacataaataagacacagacaatattttatttgatatctCACGATATCAGTGATATATCAGGCTCCTGATAAGTTACAAGGTTAAATTACTTTAGTTAGGGTTAAACTAGTGTTAAGGAGTTATGTTATTTAGGGAAAACACTACCAACTCGTACCAAGGATACATTTGTGCTGTGTGACTGTCACTACTATTACACTATAATGCTGATGCTGCCACTTTATGACAATAGCTTTACACTTCAGATTATTTAGTCTGTCATCAATGACGGCTCATTGGATGGAAAATTccctttattttgtttgcagTAATAAATGCTGCTGCCTGCCATCTGCAATCGCCAATAAAATGTTGttccatatttttttctatactgtCATAAATATCATTATTGCAAATATTCTTGAAATATTGTGATATAATTTGGAGGCTATATCACGCACCCCTTATATAAAGTTCCTAACATCAGATCATTTCCTAAAAGgtttttctgtgtctctgaaGGTCTTCAGATATCAGCTCCAGTGGGTTCCACAGTTGCCCTGCCGTGTAATTGGAGTCATCTGTCCATCAAAACACCTGACGTTAAGTGGTTTATTGATTCTGAGACTGTGTTTGAGCGAAAGGGTAAAGATCCATATCAGGGTGAAGGATATGAGGGTCGTGTGGACGTTCCTGAGGACGAGCTGCTTAAAGGAAACTGTTCCCTGGTGATGAAGAACATCAGTGTTAATGATACAAGAATCTACAGCAGCTCCATGTtaattacagacacacaggaaTCTGTCTTGGTCCAGAAGGTTAAACTGTCAGTTGTTGGTAAGTGGATTAATCTCAGACGATACTGAGTACGACACATATCAGtacacaaagtttaaaatgtctGGAAAGTTACTGAGTGACTTGAGCAGCATGTTTCCTGTAGATGTCAGTGTTTTTCAGTCCTGGTTGAGAGAGAACTACACAGTTTAATGTTCCCACAGATCATTCTAAAGCTTTTCATGGCTGTGTTAGACTGAGTGAGGAGAACACACACCTCCTGTCCTGTATTTCACTACtgtttcagcacacactcagtcacttcCTCTCAATAATCAACACTCAATCCTCATCTAAGAGCCTTGTGATGTGATAAAGTACTGAAATGGTTCTTAACCAATAACTCTGATCTGACATTGATAAAATATCTTCACTTTCCATTTCCAGttgattaaaacattataaatgtagaataaatgaAAGTGATCCAGTGTTTGTGATCCTTTCACTCTGAACAGGGTTTCATGGAAAAAGCAGTACATTAGGATGGAAAAAGGAACCTGGTTAGATTTTAATGACATGACAAGGGGGTGTGTCTAAAGTACAGGGCTTTTCTTAATCTGGTGTGAGCTCCAGTTCTAAACATCTCTTATTGTTCCtggataaactttaataaaacacttcatattattatagcagcacaacactgattattatttaaggATCAGTGATGACATCATCTGCATGTATGgctgaaaaacactgaacaatatCAGTAAATGTAGTCTGATGTTTGATAGATTTTCTTTGAGGACACGTTTTCCTCAGCGCTGTACTGATATCTCTGTGtggtttaatgtgtgttttagagGACAGTGTTAATGAGAGAGGATCTTCATCAGAGGATTCAGACTCACACCAGACTGGAGGGAACAACTGGATTATTTTATATGTTGTGATCgtaatcttcatcatcatcatcatcatctgtgtgtctgtgtactacAGCAGGGTGAAAGGATAAAACTGGTTAAAATTGTAGGTTTAATGTCTGAAAGAATTAACAATGAACAACTTCTCAGGGATTTTAATGAGATCTGGcatcacagaaagagagaagatcCTACAGGATGAGGAAAAGAAAGTAATGCAGTGTGGACGATGTTCAATTGTCTTCTTATTTAAAGCCAGTCAGAATTTCATGATATTTATCATCTGTTTCAACATGAAGATCCTCAGCCCATAATTACACCTGacactaaaatgtgtttattcctcAAACTGTGCCTTTAAAGCTggaaacacacaattacatatGATGTGTTTTATGCTGTATGTAGAAGTGATGACTCTGAAATGTTCAGTCCTTTAAATCTGATAACTCTGTTTAGAGAGAAAGGAGAGTTACAGCTACTAACTTTAATGTTAATGAACTTTAAACATGGGAACagttcacctgtgtgtgtgtgtgtgtgtgtgtgtgtgtgtgtgtgagagagagagagagagagtgagcaaacAGGtaagaatatgtgtgtgtgttaaacgcTAATGATACCTAATTTGTGTATAAAGCACATGGTCTTAAAGGGAAAGGCCTACAGGGATCCGTATTAAAGACATGTGCCCTCTAGTGGTGAATCATAAAACTGCGATTAAAGGAATAAACTTTGTGCTACATGGTCACTCAGGCCCTAAACCAGGACAGCACATAGAATGTGTCTAGTTACTTATCTGTCTGAAATGTTTCTATCTGTAGTGTCTTTTCTTATTTGGCTTAATTGTGTTTTAAggtgggggggcatggtggcttagtggttagcacgttcgcctcacacctccagggtttggggttcgattcccacctccaccttgtgtgtgtggagtttgcatgttctccccgtgcctcgggggtttcctccgggtactccggtttcctcccccggtctaaagacatgcatggtaggttgattggcatctctggaaaattgtccgtagtgtgtgagtgaatgagagtgtgtgtgtgtgtgccctgcgatgggttggcactccgtccagggtgtatcctgccttgatgcccgatgacgcctgagataggcacaggctccccgtgacccgaggtagttcggataagtggtagaagatgagtgagagagagagagtgttttaaGGTTTAATGATCACCATGAATAAGTTTAAAAAGGATCAGTGATTGTGTTTATCACACAGAGCAGAACATTAAACTACTGACAGAACAGACCACAGatttagataaataaagagaagaaTTCAAAACTCAGCTTTACTCAGAGACAGAAGAACATTTCCTGTGATTCAGTATGAATGAAATGTCCTGCTGCCATCTGTTTAGTGTCATATTACAACAACGTCTGAGTGCCAGAAGCTTTTAGTGATTTCTGATGCAACACGTCAACAAGCCACAAAGGCACCCAATATTTTAGAATAGCACTAAAACATTAGTCACATATATAAAAGTGACGATCTCTTCTGATTAGTTCACTAAAGTCTCCTTGTTCAAACACAATTCCTAACAATCAGCAGACAGATGTGTAGAAACCTTTCTTATGAACTCACATTATCTTGCGATTAAGAACAACAAGAACTGTCTGATCTGCAGCTACAATGATCTTCTCCTAATCTTGGTCACACACAGAGTTCTTTTGTTCTCTAAAATAACACAGCTTAAAATGTTCCACTACTCACTTCATCTCTAAACCCTGACTTAAGTTCATCGTGTTCTACGTCCTCCAGTAAATGTTTCACAGACAGTTGACTGACTCTCTATTGTGACTCTCTACAAAATATATGTATCTATACCTAAATACttgtgtaagtagaaaaaaaaacaaaacgcaaAAATAGTGATGTTAGCAGTGACACCGAAGCTCTGAGGCGTGTGTCAAAAAAATGAACCGATTTTCATTGAAGCTTTGTATCGAAGCTTGATTCGTTCTGGCAAAATCACGTGACCATGACGTCCGAAGCTtcgtttcacacacacccacgtgacTGCTTCGTTATCTGATTCAAAGATTCAAGGTGCGCCCCCTTGTGTTGTATTGGAGTATTACACGGACTCTATTGCTGTATAACGAGTTTAGGAGAGTTTATTGTTGTGAGTTGTCAATGGAGcctgttataaaaaaatcacgttctgaaatgtgggaacacttttatttgatttcgcccaataaggtggatatatatggttttgttgtgaGGCCAATATTTATAACTTCACTCATTATTGGGCAATTATACGATTCAGTgtaacatttattcatcttctaccgcttatccgaactacctcgggtcacggggagcctgtgcctatctcaggcgtcatcgggcatcaaggcaggatacaccctggacggagtgccaacccatcacagggcacacacacacacactacggacaattttccagagatgccaatcaacctaccatgcatgtctttggaccgggggaggaaaccggagtgtgtaacatttaatgtcgtatattttgtcatatatatttattggatAGTAGTAATAAGCCTTTTGTGCACCGCTTAATaacatgatctttttttaaatggttgacactttatacttttgagaCAAGGTCTATCCTTAATCTGTTTAAGGATTTTAGgtccagtgtttgatttgctcccagcagctggtctataataataataataataataataataataataataataataattattattattattattattattattattattattattattattattattattattattatacatcatCCAGGTTGAGGCATGACAGAGCCAGATCATCTGTCTAAGATGTAGCCAACAGCCAAGGTTAAAGCCTACTTTTAAGTTTATTCActtgtttcagttttaattattaaaataattaagtgGTTTAAAAGTtctgctgttattttattatcaaaATAGGAACACAGTCTCTCTGCTTCAAGAAAGCTTCACTTCACCATCACTACgcaaaaatgcatttagaaacagttgAGTTTATGCCCATGTCAAGAAGGTTTCCGGTGttaaacctgtgccaaatctaatatgtggaCCATGTggtctgctgtggtgaccccgaaCAGTGAACAGccaaaagataaaataaataaacaaattttattcctaatgatcaagtctgaggtgatggtggtgagaaaaaactccctgagatgatatgaggaagaaaccttaagaggaaccagactcagaagagaacctcatcctcatttaggtgacactggacaggaaataatctcaatgtaattaatgtcaattctacaacagtttatggTCCAGTGGAaggtgaaatgctgctcagttgGTTTCAGGTCTGCTGTCTGACCTGTCAGGTCTAAAACCTTCCACATTTTCCCCCTGATGAAGTCGTgtgttcagtgtctgtgtgttttggatcattgtctgtctgcatgatgaagttcctccCAATTAGTCTGGACAAATTTCTCTTTAATGatcacacaaatgtttacaaatagacgtaaattcattctgctgcttccATCATGAGCTCCATCATCACTAAGGATTAGtgagaatgttccagaag contains:
- the LOC132857227 gene encoding uncharacterized protein LOC132857227, with translation MSLLYISILWVCACVDSAESLVTVSAPVGSTVILPCKLTEDFKLTSFIRWQLNKDTVFERNSDVTDSGSGYEGRVDVPVDELLKGNCSLVLKNVRFTDDKIYKIFTMVHVDTNTKEAKEINSVRLSVDGLQISAPVGSTVALPCNWSHLSIKTPDVKWFIDSETVFERKGKDPYQGEGYEGRVDVPEDELLKGNCSLVMKNISVNDTRIYSSSMLITDTQESVLVQKVKLSVVEDSVNERGSSSEDSDSHQTGGNNWIILYVVIVIFIIIIIICVSVYYSRVKG